One genomic window of Acidobacteriota bacterium includes the following:
- the radA gene encoding DNA repair protein RadA — protein MAKASTSAFVCQSCGAVHAKWAGRCEACGEWNTLVEETVSAPPGALKAEKTPTAKRGPKTEFIALNAETDTPPRIVIGVEELDRVFGGGLVPASATLIGGDPGIGKSTLLLQAAARLARNGVKTVYVSGEEAAAQIQERAKRLKVANSPVQLATETDLRRILAALKEANPGFVVIDSIQTLWSDSLEAAPGSVAQVRACAQELVRWAKKSGAALVLVGHVTKEGTIAGPRVVEHMVDAVFYFEGERGHQFRILRAVKNRFGPTDEIGIFEMHALGLTPAKEPSALFLSAEAEPGGGTAVFAAMEGSRPVLAEVQALVAKSPFGTPRRSVIGFDSGRLAMIMAVLEARCGVNFAGMDVYLSVAGGYRINEPAGDLAAAAALLSSLAGNPVPARSVFFGEIALSGAVRAAPRMDQRLKEAARLGFQRAFAPDSSPAADGGLTLAPIARLIALVDLLAPDAANA, from the coding sequence ATGGCCAAAGCCTCCACATCCGCCTTCGTCTGCCAGTCCTGCGGCGCCGTGCACGCCAAGTGGGCGGGCCGGTGCGAGGCTTGCGGAGAGTGGAATACGCTGGTCGAGGAGACTGTCAGTGCCCCGCCCGGCGCCCTCAAGGCCGAGAAGACGCCCACCGCCAAGCGCGGACCGAAGACCGAGTTCATAGCGCTGAACGCCGAAACCGACACGCCTCCGCGCATCGTCATCGGCGTCGAGGAACTGGACCGGGTGTTCGGCGGCGGCCTGGTGCCAGCCTCGGCCACGCTGATCGGCGGCGATCCCGGCATCGGCAAGTCGACGCTGCTGCTGCAGGCCGCTGCGCGCCTCGCCCGCAACGGCGTGAAGACGGTCTATGTCTCGGGCGAGGAAGCCGCCGCGCAGATCCAGGAGCGGGCCAAGCGGCTGAAAGTGGCAAACTCGCCCGTGCAGCTTGCGACCGAAACCGACCTGCGCCGCATCCTTGCCGCGCTGAAGGAAGCCAATCCCGGTTTCGTGGTGATCGACTCGATCCAGACGCTCTGGTCGGACAGCCTCGAGGCCGCGCCCGGATCGGTCGCGCAAGTCCGCGCCTGCGCGCAGGAGCTGGTGCGCTGGGCCAAGAAGTCCGGCGCGGCGCTGGTGCTGGTCGGGCACGTCACCAAGGAGGGCACCATCGCCGGCCCCCGCGTCGTCGAGCACATGGTCGACGCGGTGTTCTATTTCGAAGGCGAGCGCGGCCACCAGTTCCGCATCCTGCGCGCCGTGAAGAACCGGTTCGGTCCGACCGACGAAATCGGCATCTTCGAGATGCACGCCCTCGGCCTTACCCCGGCGAAGGAGCCGTCTGCACTGTTCCTCTCCGCCGAGGCCGAACCCGGCGGCGGTACGGCTGTGTTTGCGGCCATGGAAGGTTCGCGCCCGGTGCTCGCCGAAGTGCAGGCCCTCGTCGCCAAGAGCCCGTTCGGCACGCCCCGGCGCAGCGTGATCGGCTTCGATTCCGGGCGTCTCGCTATGATCATGGCCGTACTGGAGGCGCGTTGCGGCGTGAATTTCGCCGGCATGGACGTGTATCTCTCGGTGGCGGGCGGCTACCGGATCAACGAGCCCGCCGGCGACCTTGCCGCTGCTGCCGCCCTCCTGTCTTCGCTGGCGGGCAATCCGGTGCCCGCGCGCAGCGTGTTCTTCGGCGAGATTGCGCTTTCCGGCGCAGTGCGTGCAGCGCCGCGTATGGACCAGCGGCTCAAGGAAGCGGCACGGCTGGGCTTCCAGCGGGCGTTCGCGCCGGACAGCAGCCCAGCGGCAGACGGCGGCTTGACGCTCGCGCCGATTGCGCGGCTTATCGCGCTCGTCGACCTTCTCGCCCCGGACGCAGCAAATGCTTGA